A section of the Papaver somniferum cultivar HN1 unplaced genomic scaffold, ASM357369v1 unplaced-scaffold_32, whole genome shotgun sequence genome encodes:
- the LOC113341908 gene encoding alpha-galactosidase-like, whose amino-acid sequence MKNLILGDLFFFLVCRLLFIQRGLSEAPSFENQEVEANFPPRGWNSYDAFSWIISEEEFLQNAEVVSQRLLSHGYQYVVVDFLWFRKKVKGSSIYAGGFDVIDEFGRMVPDPERWPSSKGGNGFVEVAKKVHSKGLKFGIHVMRGISKQAVKANTPILDVNKGSAYEESGQQWRAKDIGMMNRPCGWMREGFMSVNTKTGAGKAFLRSLYQQYADWGVDFVKHDCVFGDDLDVDEISTVSEILKRLDHRIVYSLSPGTSATPAMAKQVSSLVNMYRVTADDWDRWDHVAAHFDVSRDFAAANMTGAVGLGGKSWPDLDMLPLGWLTDPGVNEGPHRRCNLNLDEQRTQFPFITETKKDLKRSASYFSRVLQNLKELNPLKIANPQVIRSWSANGRTGELYLAFFNLNSQETMITVRVSSLGLLNSLPVKNSTAASSACTYNEVWSRKEFGILKVTVSANIAPHGCALFVIDCKSFRRLSQ is encoded by the exons ATGAAAAATCTCATTCTGGgtgatctctttttctttcttgtttgccgTTTGCTTTTTATTCAAAG GGGATTATCTGAAGCACCTTCATTTGAAAACCAAGAGGTGGAAGCTAATTTCCCACCTAGAGGGTGGAACTCTTATGACGCCTTTTCCTGGATCATTTCTGAAGAAGAATTTCTTCAAAATGCTGAAGTTGTTTCTCAAAGACTACTCTCTCATGGTTACCAG TATGTTGTTGTAGATTTCCTATGGTTTAGGAAGAAGGTGAAAGGTTCTTCTATTTATGCTGGAGGATTCGATGTAATTGACGAATTTGGAAGGATGGTTCCTGACCCTGAAAGATGGCCTTCCTCTAAAGGTGGGAACGGGTTTGTGGAAGTAGCTAAGAAAGTTCATTCAAAGGGTTTGAAGTTTGGAATTCATGTTATGCGAGGAATAAGTAAGCAGGCAGTTAAGGCAAACACCCCTATCTTAGATGTCAACAAG GGAAGTGCCTATGAAGAGTCTGGCCAACAATGGCGAGCAAAAGATATAGGAATGATGAATAGACCCTGTGGATGGATGAGAGAAGGCTTCATGAGTGTGAATACTAAGACAGGAGCTGGAAAAGCCTTCTTAAGGTCATTGTATCAGCAGTATGCTGATTGGGGTGTCGATTTTG TGAAGCATGACTGTGTTTTTGGTGACGACTTGGACGTAGATGAGATAAGTACAGTATCAGAG ATTTTGAAGCGGCTAGACCACCGTATTGTATATTCTCTCTCTCCCGGAACCAGTGCAACACCTGCCATGGCCAAGCAAGTAAGTTCTCTTGTGAACATGTACCGGGTAACTGCTGATGATTGGGATAGGTGGGATCATGTAGCAGCTCATTTCGATGTATCAAG GGACTTCGCTGCTGCTAATATGACGGGAGCTGTGGGGTTAGGAGGAAAGTCTTGGCCTGACCTAGACATGCTGCCACTTGGTTGGCTTACTGATCCAG GCGTGAATGAAGGTCCACATAGACGCTGTAACCTTAATCTTGATGAGCAAAGAACTCAG TTTCCATTTATTACTGAAACGAAGAAGGATCTCAAAAGAAGTGCCTCATATTTCTCCCGGGTGTTACAAAATCTGAAGGAACTGAACCCATTGAAGATTGCTAATCCCCAAGTAATCCGATCGTGGTCTGCGAATGGAAGAACTG GAGAACTGTATCTCGCGTTTTTCAACTTAAACTCTCAAGAAACAATGATAACTGTGAGGGTCTCGTCATTAGGTCTGCTTAATTCACTTCCTGTAAAAAACTCAACTGCAGCTTCTTCTGCATGTACATATAATGAAGTGTGGAGCAGAAAAGAATTTGGCATCCTTAAAGTAACAGTATCGGCAAATATAGCACCTCAtggttgtgctttatttgttatagACTGTAAATCATTTAGGAGGTTAAGTCAGTGA